From Borrelia sp. RT5S, the proteins below share one genomic window:
- a CDS encoding tetratricopeptide repeat protein, whose protein sequence is MKKLISFLLFLVISCGSGSKEKTNLGLRIREIEVAGGSPLEKIEVYKEFIDREEKNILNILNSIDKKSRFFSLIGLELIKLGQYGPAIEYFNKNLEYSPGNHLSHFYVGVSSYNLAKEIKSGEKVGEYLNLAENSFLKSISIKNDFKEALFSLSTMYVYDLDKQVDAKGYLSKLEAMGENYFEFFMLRGSNYYSLGDFSNALLFYEKAKGKALTEEQIEGVNRVMSNFK, encoded by the coding sequence ATGAAGAAGTTGATTTCATTCTTGTTATTTTTGGTTATCTCTTGTGGGAGTGGATCTAAGGAGAAGACGAATCTTGGTCTTAGGATAAGAGAGATAGAGGTAGCAGGAGGGAGTCCTTTGGAGAAAATTGAAGTTTATAAGGAATTTATTGATAGAGAAGAGAAAAATATTTTAAATATATTAAATTCTATTGATAAGAAGTCTAGGTTCTTTAGTTTAATCGGACTTGAACTTATTAAACTTGGACAATACGGACCTGCCATTGAGTATTTTAATAAAAATTTAGAATATAGTCCGGGTAATCATTTGTCTCATTTTTATGTAGGAGTATCTTCCTACAACTTGGCTAAAGAAATAAAAAGTGGAGAAAAGGTTGGGGAATATTTAAACCTTGCAGAAAATTCTTTTTTAAAGTCGATTTCTATTAAAAATGATTTTAAAGAGGCTCTTTTTTCTCTCTCTACTATGTATGTTTATGATCTTGATAAGCAAGTGGATGCCAAGGGGTATTTAAGTAAACTTGAAGCTATGGGAGAAAATTACTTTGAATTTTTTATGTTAAGAGGCTCAAATTACTATTCTCTTGGTGATTTTAGTAATGCTTTATTGTTTTATGAAAAAGCAAAAGGTAAGGCTTTAACAGAGGAGCAAATAGAGGGAGTCAACAGAGTAATGAGTAATTTTAAATAG
- the ftsZ gene encoding cell division protein FtsZ: MKDYNIIDSHSRRFDSAASPTVLKVIGAGGGGSNAVNRMIEYGVRDVEFIVANTDLQALQTSIAPIKIALGAKVTAGLGAGGKPEIGQAAAEEDIDIIKNHLAGADMVFITAGMGGGTGTGAAPVIAQMAKELGILTVGVVTKPFKFEGPKKMRLAEQGINNLRKSVDTLIIIPNQKLLTVVDKRTTIKDAFKRADDVLRMGVQGIAGLIIEHGEVNIDFADVKSIMQGQGDALMGIGYGKGENRAVDAATSAISNPLLEEVRIEGSKGLLVNVTGGEDFSLLELEEIMGIITASVDDEATVIYGHAINSNLDDEIYVTVVATGFSSKKQKDLSGATENNTLSSKEFDSLMSGNQDNTGNSYGMSESFIAKSKNVNYFEDDIDVPTFLRNLNKKSGDD, translated from the coding sequence ATGAAAGATTATAATATTATTGACAGTCATTCAAGGAGATTTGACTCTGCTGCAAGTCCTACGGTCCTTAAGGTAATTGGCGCAGGTGGAGGCGGTAGTAATGCTGTTAATCGTATGATTGAGTATGGAGTAAGGGATGTTGAATTTATTGTGGCAAATACTGATCTTCAAGCACTTCAGACTTCAATTGCTCCGATAAAAATTGCTCTTGGTGCCAAAGTTACTGCGGGGCTTGGGGCTGGTGGGAAACCTGAAATTGGGCAGGCTGCGGCCGAGGAAGATATTGATATTATTAAAAATCATTTAGCCGGCGCTGACATGGTATTCATTACTGCTGGAATGGGGGGAGGAACTGGAACGGGAGCGGCTCCTGTAATTGCTCAGATGGCAAAAGAACTTGGAATTTTAACTGTTGGGGTTGTTACTAAGCCTTTTAAATTTGAGGGACCTAAAAAAATGAGACTCGCTGAGCAGGGGATAAATAATTTGAGAAAATCGGTTGATACCTTAATAATTATTCCAAATCAAAAACTTTTAACTGTTGTTGATAAGCGGACCACTATTAAGGATGCTTTTAAAAGAGCAGATGATGTTTTAAGGATGGGTGTTCAGGGAATTGCTGGTCTTATTATTGAGCATGGAGAGGTTAATATTGACTTTGCTGATGTTAAGAGTATTATGCAGGGTCAGGGAGATGCTTTAATGGGTATTGGTTATGGCAAGGGAGAGAATAGGGCAGTTGATGCAGCTACTTCCGCTATTAGTAATCCTTTACTTGAAGAAGTTAGAATTGAGGGGTCTAAGGGGCTTCTTGTTAATGTAACGGGGGGGGAGGATTTCTCATTGCTTGAGCTTGAGGAGATCATGGGAATCATTACTGCTAGTGTTGATGATGAAGCTACTGTTATTTATGGACATGCTATTAATTCGAACCTTGATGATGAAATTTACGTTACTGTTGTTGCCACTGGCTTTTCTTCTAAAAAGCAAAAAGACTTGTCTGGTGCTACTGAGAACAATACTTTAAGTTCAAAAGAATTTGATAGTTTGATGTCAGGGAATCAGGACAATACGGGAAATTCTTATGGAATGAGCGAAAGCTTTATAGCAAAGTCCAAAAATGTTAATTATTTTGAGGATGACATTGATGTTCCAACATTTTTAAGAAATTTGAATAAAAAAAGTGGTGATGATTGA
- the ftsA gene encoding cell division protein FtsA, which yields MSRNLIVGLDVGTSKICTVVAEINLNNQLEIVGIGTSVSRGVRKGVLINIEAALDSISNSIEAAELISGCDISDLSVSMSGSSIEGTNSRGVVAINSKTREINEEDVDRVIEAAKAIVIPMDREILHVVPQEFIVDGIPHIKNPIDMMGIRLEGEVHIITGSSSSSQNLVRCVNRAGFSVDEIVLGSLASSYATLSKEEREMGVLFIDMGKGTTDVILYVDGSPYYTGVVPIGANRVTLDIAQVWKVPEDVAENIKITAGVAHISVLESQMESVVIPNLGTRPPQEKSRKELAIIINSRLSEIFEMIKVEVMKKGLYNKINGGIVLTGGGALFPGISNLMEEVFKYPSRIGFPMNINGVSEEYVDPKFASALGLVLYKHEQQKFNKLKKGNSKSKKQNKISSKLKGWFLKEWF from the coding sequence GTGTCTAGGAATTTGATAGTGGGGTTGGATGTTGGGACTTCAAAGATTTGCACTGTTGTTGCTGAGATAAATTTAAATAACCAATTGGAAATAGTAGGGATAGGCACTAGTGTATCAAGGGGCGTTAGGAAGGGGGTTCTTATAAACATAGAGGCTGCGCTTGATTCGATTTCTAATTCTATTGAAGCTGCAGAACTCATCTCTGGATGTGATATTTCTGATCTTTCTGTTTCTATGTCAGGTAGTAGCATTGAGGGTACTAATTCTCGCGGCGTTGTTGCAATAAATTCAAAAACCAGAGAGATTAATGAAGAGGATGTTGATCGTGTTATTGAAGCTGCTAAGGCTATTGTAATCCCGATGGATAGGGAGATTTTGCATGTAGTTCCTCAGGAGTTTATTGTAGATGGGATTCCTCATATAAAGAATCCGATAGATATGATGGGAATTCGGCTTGAGGGTGAAGTCCATATTATTACAGGTTCTAGTTCTTCAAGTCAAAATTTAGTTAGATGTGTGAATCGTGCTGGATTTTCTGTTGATGAGATTGTTCTTGGAAGCTTAGCATCCTCATATGCCACTTTATCTAAGGAAGAGAGGGAGATGGGAGTTTTATTTATTGATATGGGCAAAGGGACGACAGATGTAATTCTTTATGTCGATGGTTCTCCTTATTATACGGGTGTGGTGCCTATTGGTGCGAATAGAGTAACTCTCGACATTGCCCAGGTTTGGAAGGTACCTGAGGATGTTGCTGAGAATATTAAGATAACAGCGGGTGTTGCTCACATTTCTGTACTTGAAAGCCAGATGGAGAGCGTTGTTATTCCTAACCTTGGAACTAGGCCCCCTCAGGAGAAAAGTAGGAAAGAATTGGCTATTATTATTAATTCAAGGTTAAGTGAGATTTTTGAAATGATTAAAGTCGAAGTAATGAAGAAGGGGCTTTACAATAAGATCAATGGAGGTATTGTGTTAACGGGTGGGGGTGCATTATTTCCCGGTATTTCTAATTTAATGGAAGAGGTGTTTAAATACCCGTCAAGAATAGGGTTTCCGATGAATATTAATGGGGTAAGCGAGGAGTATGTTGATCCTAAATTTGCTTCAGCCCTTGGGCTTGTTCTTTATAAGCACGAACAACAAAAATTCAATAAATTAAAGAAAGGAAATAGTAAATCCAAGAAGCAAAATAAAATATCTTCAAAGTTAAAAGGTTGGTTTTTGAAAGAGTGGTTTTGA
- a CDS encoding FtsQ-type POTRA domain-containing protein, with translation MMVYKRFLLRYIYIVVSLILLEIVFIIFVSPYFLIRYISFNDDIHISQEDIIKISGIKPNTYYYEADTNAYEANIKKDLRVKSARVKLRFPNKISINIEKRIPVAVTYENIDGGFIYYFIDSEGVILEKCKDLIYDLPIISGLRLGENEVGDFLEDRMVTVIKQLNYIKINHNTLYNLISEINFLKLNFYDYKITLYMKNIYNKILITADMNLISSMHRVLMIADLLKGSTDTVDLRSGDIILLGEN, from the coding sequence ATGATGGTTTATAAAAGATTTTTGTTAAGGTACATTTATATAGTAGTTTCTCTTATATTGCTTGAGATTGTTTTTATTATTTTTGTTTCGCCTTATTTTTTAATTAGGTATATTAGCTTTAATGATGATATTCATATTTCTCAAGAAGATATAATAAAGATTTCAGGTATTAAGCCTAATACTTATTATTATGAAGCCGATACTAATGCTTATGAGGCAAATATTAAGAAAGATTTAAGAGTAAAGAGTGCAAGGGTTAAGCTTAGATTTCCTAATAAAATCAGTATTAATATCGAAAAGAGGATTCCTGTTGCTGTTACTTATGAAAATATTGATGGTGGCTTCATTTATTATTTCATTGACTCAGAGGGTGTAATTTTAGAAAAGTGTAAAGATTTAATTTATGATTTGCCTATAATTAGTGGATTGCGTCTAGGTGAAAATGAAGTAGGTGATTTTTTAGAAGATAGGATGGTTACTGTTATAAAGCAACTTAATTATATTAAAATAAATCATAATACTTTGTATAATTTAATATCAGAGATCAATTTTTTGAAATTGAATTTCTATGATTACAAGATAACTTTGTATATGAAAAATATATATAATAAGATATTGATAACTGCTGATATGAACTTAATTAGTTCAATGCATAGGGTATTAATGATAGCTGATTTGCTTAAAGGAAGCACCGATACTGTTGATTTAAGAAGTGGTGATATCATTTTGTTAGGAGAAAATTAG
- the ftsW gene encoding putative lipid II flippase FtsW, translated as MLILWSLVSYGLIVFYTSSFFLSLELTGEPNFLFLMRLKYLFLSFVTFFVFERISLDFLRKTVSIVLLITFALVLATFLSPSISGAKRWIFFGGVSIQPSEIFKLSFTIYLSSYLSKFRLKSDNNISYWIKPMLVFSSFWLLIILQNDYSTAIYFAILFFIILFVSEMAVGYMFSILFTFLPISVLFLMFEPYRVARIFAFLNPYEDPSGKGYQIIASFNALKSGGIWGKGLGMGEIKLGKLPEANSDFIFSVLGEELGFLGVCIAIVLFFLFFYLGYFVAIYAKTRFKFFIAFISSLVIFLQSIMNILIAVGLLPPTGINLPFFSSGGSSIVITMALSGLIANVARDIETG; from the coding sequence TTGCTTATTTTGTGGTCACTTGTTTCTTATGGGCTTATTGTATTTTATACGTCTTCTTTCTTTTTAAGTTTGGAGCTTACAGGAGAGCCTAATTTTTTATTTTTAATGCGCCTTAAGTACCTTTTTTTGAGTTTTGTTACATTTTTTGTTTTTGAAAGAATTTCTCTAGATTTTTTAAGAAAAACAGTGTCTATTGTACTGCTTATAACCTTTGCTTTGGTTTTAGCGACCTTTCTGTCTCCTAGTATTTCTGGTGCAAAAAGATGGATATTTTTTGGGGGAGTTAGTATACAGCCTTCAGAGATTTTTAAATTATCTTTTACAATCTATCTCTCAAGTTATTTGAGTAAATTTAGATTAAAATCAGACAACAATATTTCTTATTGGATTAAGCCCATGCTGGTTTTTTCCAGTTTTTGGTTGCTTATAATTTTGCAAAATGATTATTCAACGGCTATTTATTTTGCTATTCTTTTTTTTATTATCTTGTTTGTTTCTGAGATGGCAGTTGGGTATATGTTTTCTATCTTGTTTACGTTTTTGCCAATTTCTGTTCTTTTTTTAATGTTTGAGCCTTATAGAGTTGCCAGAATTTTTGCTTTTCTAAATCCTTATGAAGATCCTTCGGGAAAGGGATACCAGATAATTGCGTCTTTTAATGCTTTAAAGAGTGGAGGTATTTGGGGTAAGGGCCTTGGCATGGGAGAGATAAAGCTTGGAAAACTACCAGAGGCTAACTCGGATTTCATTTTCTCAGTTCTTGGAGAAGAACTGGGGTTTTTGGGAGTTTGCATTGCAATTGTACTGTTTTTTTTATTTTTCTATCTTGGGTATTTTGTTGCTATTTATGCTAAGACTAGGTTTAAGTTTTTTATTGCTTTCATATCAAGTCTTGTAATCTTCCTTCAAAGTATTATGAATATTTTAATTGCAGTTGGGCTCCTGCCACCTACAGGAATAAATTTGCCATTTTTCTCCTCAGGTGGCTCCTCTATTGTTATTACAATGGCACTTTCTGGTTTGATTGCAAATGTTGCTAGAGATATTGAGACCGGGTAA
- the mraY gene encoding phospho-N-acetylmuramoyl-pentapeptide-transferase, translating to MFYLLGLRLLKYITFRTAYATIFAFLLALFVGPFIILKLKKLKLDQILREEGPKRHLNEKVGIPTMGGILIFSCVLASLLFWANPLNIYFLIILFVMISFACLGFVDDLLKIKRKNTDGLNARFKIYGQILFSFVSVSILYYFGSVHVSIIYFPFIKSFKLDLGLLYIPFGMFVLISASNSFNLTDGLDGLAIGLSIVITGALIIIAYLASRADFASYLNIPNIKGSEELVIFLGALLGGSFGFLWFNAYPAKIMMGDTGSLSIGAILGMVALILKSEILFAILAGVFVVETLSVIIQVAVYKRTGKRIFKMAPLHHHFEELGWSEMQVVIRFWIIGLIFAILALSTLKIR from the coding sequence ATGTTTTATCTTCTAGGATTAAGACTGCTTAAGTATATTACTTTCAGGACAGCTTATGCCACCATTTTTGCATTTTTACTTGCCTTGTTTGTTGGTCCCTTTATTATCTTAAAACTTAAGAAATTGAAGTTAGATCAAATCTTAAGAGAAGAAGGCCCAAAGCGCCATTTGAATGAAAAGGTGGGAATTCCTACCATGGGGGGTATTCTCATTTTTTCTTGTGTTTTAGCTTCTTTGTTATTTTGGGCTAATCCTTTAAATATTTACTTTTTAATTATTCTTTTTGTAATGATTAGCTTTGCATGTTTGGGGTTTGTGGATGATCTTTTAAAGATAAAGAGAAAAAATACAGATGGACTTAATGCTAGGTTTAAAATTTACGGTCAAATTCTGTTCTCTTTTGTGTCAGTCAGTATTCTTTATTATTTTGGAAGTGTGCATGTCAGTATAATTTATTTCCCATTTATTAAGTCTTTCAAGTTAGATTTAGGTCTTTTGTATATACCGTTTGGAATGTTTGTTTTAATATCTGCGTCTAATTCTTTTAATTTAACAGATGGACTTGATGGGCTTGCCATTGGGCTTAGCATAGTTATAACAGGAGCTTTAATAATAATTGCTTATCTTGCAAGTAGAGCGGATTTTGCATCTTATTTAAATATTCCAAATATTAAGGGATCTGAAGAACTTGTAATATTTCTTGGAGCTTTGCTTGGGGGTAGTTTTGGGTTCTTATGGTTTAATGCTTATCCTGCCAAAATAATGATGGGAGATACTGGTAGTTTGTCAATTGGGGCAATCCTTGGAATGGTTGCTTTAATTTTGAAAAGTGAAATTCTTTTTGCAATTCTTGCAGGGGTTTTTGTGGTCGAGACTTTGTCTGTAATTATTCAGGTAGCTGTGTATAAGAGGACTGGAAAAAGAATATTTAAAATGGCACCACTTCATCACCATTTTGAAGAGCTTGGGTGGTCTGAAATGCAGGTTGTTATTAGATTTTGGATAATAGGTTTAATATTCGCTATACTTGCTTTAAGTACTCTTAAGATTAGATGA
- the murF gene encoding UDP-N-acetylmuramoyl-tripeptide--D-alanyl-D-alanine ligase: MHIKVEDILNSSEDVKFIGHSSSMQRVLSFYSIDSREINAENSSDSLYFAYKGDRVDGFSFVDYLIDIGVKCFVCSRDYELACVEHLKKRDDLGFLLTSDVIAFLQRMASYFIKKTNFKRIAVTGSNGKTTTKEMLYSVLSARYKTCKTWGNLNSDIGLPLSILRTRGDEEYAVFEVGISYIGEMSLLSEILNPEIVVITNISYAHMQAFENLDIVASEKARIITKSTRIVILNESCPYHPDLKKIANFRSPGSKILYFEFDRLQIGSFSILNEKLSCDFNYKGFNYSILMPGRHNIFNAISCINLALLLGLNEDEIRRGLMNTDFQRGRAELIRVKDYLVLNDSYNGNLGSFMALKKMIMDLDIEGKKIIVLGAFKELGKFSYEAHKTVVQEIILMDFEKVFLIGEEYQEIKRNKNLDLSNLYYFNSFENFIDYFVKNLETQCFIVIKGSRSNRLERILDYI, encoded by the coding sequence GTGCATATAAAAGTTGAGGATATTCTAAATTCTTCAGAGGATGTTAAATTTATTGGCCATTCGAGTAGCATGCAAAGGGTTTTATCCTTTTATTCAATTGATAGTCGTGAAATAAATGCGGAGAACAGTAGCGATAGTCTTTATTTTGCATATAAGGGAGATAGAGTAGATGGATTTTCTTTTGTTGATTATTTGATTGATATTGGCGTTAAATGTTTTGTTTGTTCTAGGGATTATGAACTTGCCTGTGTTGAGCATTTAAAAAAGAGAGATGATTTAGGATTTTTGCTAACTAGTGATGTAATAGCTTTCTTGCAAAGGATGGCATCATATTTTATTAAGAAAACAAATTTCAAAAGAATAGCTGTTACTGGTAGCAATGGAAAAACTACAACAAAGGAAATGCTTTACAGTGTATTGTCTGCAAGGTATAAAACTTGTAAGACTTGGGGGAATTTAAATTCAGATATTGGACTTCCCCTTAGTATCTTAAGAACTAGGGGAGATGAGGAATATGCTGTTTTTGAAGTTGGGATTAGCTATATTGGAGAAATGAGTCTCCTCTCTGAGATATTGAATCCTGAAATCGTTGTTATTACAAACATAAGTTATGCACACATGCAGGCTTTTGAAAACCTAGATATTGTTGCTTCTGAGAAGGCCAGAATTATTACTAAGAGCACGAGGATAGTAATTCTGAATGAGAGCTGCCCTTATCATCCTGATTTGAAAAAAATAGCTAATTTTAGGAGCCCAGGGAGTAAAATTTTATACTTTGAGTTTGATAGGCTGCAAATAGGATCATTTTCAATATTGAATGAGAAATTGTCTTGTGATTTTAATTACAAGGGCTTTAATTATTCTATTTTGATGCCAGGTAGGCATAACATTTTTAATGCAATATCTTGCATCAACCTAGCTTTGCTGCTTGGGCTTAATGAAGATGAAATTAGAAGGGGACTTATGAATACTGATTTCCAAAGAGGGAGAGCAGAGCTTATAAGGGTAAAGGATTATTTGGTATTAAATGATTCTTATAATGGCAATTTAGGTTCCTTTATGGCTTTAAAGAAGATGATTATGGATCTTGATATTGAAGGTAAGAAAATTATTGTTCTTGGTGCTTTTAAAGAACTTGGAAAATTTTCGTATGAAGCACATAAAACAGTAGTACAGGAGATTATTCTGATGGATTTTGAGAAAGTTTTTTTAATTGGAGAAGAATATCAAGAAATAAAGAGGAATAAGAATTTAGACCTAAGTAATTTGTATTATTTTAATAGTTTTGAAAATTTTATTGATTATTTTGTTAAGAATTTAGAGACTCAGTGCTTTATTGTTATTAAGGGATCAAGGTCAAATAGACTTGAAAGGATTCTTGACTACATTTAG
- the rsmH gene encoding 16S rRNA (cytosine(1402)-N(4))-methyltransferase RsmH produces the protein MGDVALHAPVLLDEVVSLLDSVCVGDESIFIDCTLGEGGHSGEVLRKYENISVVGIERDVTILNRARNFLEEFKDRISYFNTWFDDFFCEYPLKRNTSFILVDLGVSMFHYRESGRGFSFLKDEVLDMRLDPSSLSLTACDIVNTFSKEKLENLIYELGGEHYSRRIVKSILESRKVGKIKTALELQNIIERSYPRVNFKINPATKTFQALRIHVNDELFRLKRSLPLWLEKLAKDGILAIITFHSLEDKIVKEFFKNLDKNLYSVLTKKPIIPSLKEKKFNSASRSAKLRAVKRIDR, from the coding sequence ATGGGTGATGTTGCGCTTCATGCCCCTGTGCTTCTTGACGAGGTGGTCAGTCTTTTGGATTCTGTTTGTGTGGGTGATGAATCTATTTTCATTGATTGTACCCTAGGGGAAGGTGGGCATTCAGGTGAGGTATTAAGGAAATATGAAAACATAAGTGTAGTTGGCATTGAGAGAGATGTTACCATTTTAAATAGAGCGAGAAACTTTCTGGAAGAATTTAAAGATAGGATTTCGTATTTTAACACTTGGTTTGATGATTTTTTTTGTGAATACCCTTTAAAGCGTAACACTAGTTTTATTTTAGTTGATCTTGGTGTTTCCATGTTTCATTACAGGGAAAGCGGAAGGGGGTTTTCTTTTCTTAAGGATGAGGTATTGGATATGAGACTTGATCCTAGTTCTTTAAGTCTTACTGCTTGTGACATTGTAAACACTTTTAGCAAAGAAAAACTTGAAAATTTAATCTATGAACTTGGCGGTGAGCATTATTCTAGAAGAATTGTAAAATCTATTTTAGAAAGTAGGAAAGTGGGGAAAATAAAGACTGCCCTAGAACTACAGAATATAATTGAAAGAAGTTATCCTAGGGTCAATTTTAAAATAAATCCAGCAACTAAAACGTTTCAGGCATTAAGAATTCATGTCAACGATGAACTTTTCAGATTGAAGAGAAGTTTGCCACTATGGTTAGAGAAACTAGCAAAGGATGGAATTTTAGCTATTATTACATTTCATTCATTAGAGGATAAAATTGTAAAAGAATTTTTTAAAAATTTGGATAAAAATTTGTATTCTGTGTTGACTAAAAAACCTATAATTCCAAGTTTGAAAGAGAAGAAATTTAATAGTGCATCAAGGAGCGCTAAGCTTAGAGCTGTAAAAAGAATAGATAGGTAA